From the genome of Danio rerio strain Tuebingen ecotype United States chromosome 2, GRCz12tu, whole genome shotgun sequence, one region includes:
- the wu:fj49a02 gene encoding myomegalin isoform X41, with protein sequence MSNTHRTVSQHLNDLKKENFSLKLRIYFLEERIQLQFEESSDHIYRTNIELKVEVESLKQELQEKQQELETALATAESLTNHNEADVQRRSRERQMEIQHTQQLDTHTQQEAQLVRDRAECVVSVSESPSLHPSVTMETGGDPCTQPYADTDADRLERLRVALGCQERVVLQLTEERTHLRQRLVQMEAELQHLSTCLLQKERDAQFYQEELERERIHVQQEMQSLVEQQYEDAAGQCVSEQQVETLQTQITHSQNSNQTQELYNVIEGQNKTLCKLRESQRLQPTQAPADAPDPVLQGSAVSCDLEETRCALTLTQRRLQDLQRERERLQTELQNTLQHRESAHTHTQDLRQAVEQLRSELQVKVCELRDREVQAQTHIADRDRTIAQLQQSLSRKDKQLQEYSELLNPSSDSSGVVDRDTLLQTLRRRIRERDRALESSIDERFRCVEQQEAEVRRLQLVLREKDRDLERLSSVLQSNNHTLTGLDAVLRSKDLELQGALEACRRLEFLKQQSEEKHTLAVRERDGIIKRLQTALHTHTTHTEELQVAGGQGSAGLLLKLSEAERLLQEVMSERSRQLQEHQRQISDLLEALSCRDQELQAYGERMGRLISERSDQLQDLRSLLNTHQQQLNTAHRERDTHTAQLKEKDTLIQELLQVQRHTLIPTAAADGVCMSSSTDLEIQTVRDELQLSLRKHRETERELSDLRALLPAGHHDTVSFNQQLVSQQQKLNEVLRAEEDLQQSHSDSSSHHSGVQEECVLRARGTLLMLEPDDTGESSSDEDDGDGDDEDLGSSSEEFSDSIEDEEKLTQKVEVGQPGYEMLLSQNAEEIQCDEEQRRGVELCGAMVQKDEALSHTRSADEECMASAAHEEGSVRCRGSEKAEADQQTCHEPQRDYCTFREEEYEEDEDDEDEGEEAAEIRAPPGKRGPPCVKLRESRRKRRCTRPHSLDLGALLSHTPAARGQGVEMEREVEGDSGSSSTGGGGAIGFWQHVEVGLREQAERLRGDLAVSRQENRELQERLMVSEATVHAQAEQIKDYRELLTESAVQQDSKQVQVDLQDLGYETSGRSENEAEREDTSSPEFDDLEMCVTLSGSRRSVCRSDSEADDASSLKGLVQDLRAQLSRSHKVIRGLQLRVRSLSATSDYASSLERTPRKVNWMCVSARAGEGFECVCEPPLRRSREMQELLSRVELLETQIRRPKMEDKMEESCAPRPGKYNTLIQAQARELCHLRQVMREGGSLCHTLTQHLSDATKAFEQLLRANDIDYYTSQSFRQQLSQSSTLAHRVCSRISGRDGPEQQDDKTGHELLALRLSKELQHKDDIIQSLHTQLQQRPDTPCSSHAHSETTDQSECTSFLSDERGSTNEDADLCSDVDASSECVEDERRPDRVFSTPHSLSGCQLTAHTQSRIQPIRGVDGSSCYQSGVDVIEEHLREIRSLRQRLEDSIRTNERLRQQLEARLTPAARDTVAPTNIFIQSPDAVSRLSTEVRTLKEEQLELQARLRASRDSCEEAEQLREAVLSGRVRLQQAELEAEQWKEELRRLQTHNSEQSQQIQQLRQDRHNNQEHNSRLQHKVSSLQQQLAESRSLLRSLQSELQLYERVCGVRTSSAAGLVCELQGPSGDWSELLLEVRALRAQLENSALRTHMQKQLEQCSEPRPSPTIPASPLYRRQLLHDPSPSPPVRDVGPFPSGPLYSPYSEMEESVLNTHDALEPHTELHGDAVDGCYANANGRHAVAHVQDYSALQQQLTEGRAAAQRVEETLRRVLGYTVLHTLLPDTHTLHTLLADTHTLQQVLDEAVSLLKMFWRAALPNTDGHTHLLQRELQALRLRVQEQEELLQGTVQRLRNTSRSKENMENYILSQLSRTRDVLKQARVNLEKNERRISSLSSSSSSLCHGKVFPGGSAGSSAWSRMTSACPVITMETAVLQQPARKRVRACLPLDSTH encoded by the exons GGCGACAGCAGAGAGTCTGACCAATCACAATGAAGCAGATGTGCAGAGGCGGAGCCGAGAGAGACAGATGGAGATACAGCACACACAGcagctggacacacacacacagcag GAGGCTCAGCTAGTGCGGGACAGGGCGGAGTGTGTGGTCAGTGTGTCCGAGTCTCCCTCCCTGCATCCCTCTGTCACCATGGAGACGGGCGGAGACCCCTGCACACAGCCGTATGCAGACACAGATGCAGACAG gctGGAGCGGCTGCGTGTGGCACTGGGCTGTCAGGAGCGGGTGGTGCTGCAGTTGACGGAGGAGCGCACACACCTGAGACAGCGGCTGGTGCAGATGGAGGCGGAGCTACAGCACCTGTCCACCTGTCTGCTGCAGAAGGAGAGAGACGCACAg TTTTATCAGGAGGAGCTGGAGCGCGAGAGGATCCACGTGCAGCAGGAGATGCAG agtcTGGTGGAACAGCAGTATGAGGACGCGGCAGGGCAGTGTGTGTCGGAGCAGCAGGTGGAGACGCTGCAGACGCAGATCACACACAGCCAGAACAGCAACCAG actcAGGAGCTGTATAATGTGATTGAGGGGCAGAACAAAACACTGTGTAAACTCAGAGAGAGCCAGCGGCTGCAACCCACACag GCTCCAGCAGACGCTCCAGATCCGGTTCTGCAGGGTTCTGCAGTGAGCTGTGATCTGGAGGAGACTCGGTGCGCGCTCACACTGACCCAGAGACGACTGCAGGACCTGCAGCGAGAGCGAGAGCGGCTGCAGACCGAACTGCAGAACACACTGCAGCACAGagagagcgcacacacacacacacag GACCTGCGGCAGGCGGTGGAGCAGCTGCGCTCTGAGCTGCAGGTAAAGGTGTGTGAGCTGCGTGATCGGGAGGTGCAGGCGCAGACACACATTGCAGACAGAGACCGAACCATCGCGCAGCTGCAGCAGAGCTTGAGCCGCAAAGACAAACAACTGCAG gagtaCTCAGAGCTGCTGAATCCCTCATCTGACTCCAGTGGAGTGGTGGACAGAGACACACTCCTGCAGACACTGAGGAGACGCATCCGAGAGCGGGACAGAGCCCTGGAG AGCTCTATTGATGAGAGGTTCCGCTGTGTGGAGCAGCAGGAGGCTGAGGTGCGGCGGCTGCAGCTGGTGCTGCGAGAGAAAGACCGAGACCTGGAGAGACTGAGCAGCGTCCTGCAGAGCAACAACCACACCCTCACg GGTCTGGATGCAGTGCTGCGCAGTAAGGATCTGGAGCTGCAGGGGGCGCTGGAGGCCTGTCGGAGGCTGGAGTTTCTGAAGCAGCAGAGCGAGGAGAAACACACACTCGCTGTCCGAGAGCGAGACGGCATCATCAAGCGGCTGCAGAccgccctgcacacacacaccacacacactgaG gagctgCAGGTGGCGGGGGGGCAGGGCTCTGCTGGACTCCTGCTTAAGCTCTCGGAGGCGGAGCGTCTGCTGCAGGAAGTGATGTCAGAGCGCAGCCGGCAACTACAGGAACACCAGCGGCAGATCTCAGACCTGCTGGAGGCCCTGAGCTGCAGAGACCAGGAGCTGCAG GCGTATGGCGAGCGAATGGGCCGGCTGATCTCAGAGCGCTCAGATCAGCTGCAGGACCTGCGGAGTCTGCTGAACACACACCAGCAGCAGCTGAACACAgcgcacagagagagagacacacacaccgCACAGCTGAAGGAGAAGGACACACTCatacag GAGCTGCTGCAGGTTCAGAGACACACACTGATCCCTACAGCAGCAGCAGACG GTGTGTGTATGAGCAGCTCAACTGATCTGGAGATACAGACCGTCAGAGATGAGCTACAGCTGAGCCTCAGAAAACACAGAGAGActgag cgagAACTGTCAGACCTGCGCGCTTTACTGCCTGCTGGACATCATGACACTGTGAGCTTCAATCAGCAG CTGGTCTCGCAGCAGCAGAAGTTGAATGAAGTTCTGAGAGCAGAAGAGGATCTTCAACAGAGTCACTCAGACAG cagctCTCACCACAGCGGTGTGCAGGAGGAGTGTGTGTTGCGTGCGCGCGGGACGCTGCTGATGCTGGAGCCGGACGACACTGGAG AGTCCAgcagtgatgaagatgatggagaTGGAGATGATGAAGATCTGGGCAGCAGCAGTGAAGAATTCAGCGACAGCATCGAGGACGAGGAGAAGCTAACACAG aagGTGGAGGTGGGTCAGCCTGGGTATGAGATGCTGCTGTCCCAGAATGCAGAGGAGATACAGTGTGATGAAGAGCAGAGGAGAGGAGTCGAGCTGTGTGGAGCGATGGTGCAGAAGGATGAGGCGCTCTCTCAcaccag GAGCGCTGATGAAGAGTGTATGGCGTCAGCAGCACATGAGGAGGGGTCTGTGCGCTGCAGAGGGTCCGAGAAGGCTGAAGCAGACCAGCAGACCTGCCATGAGCCTCAGAGAGATTACTGTACGTTCAGAGAGGAGGAGTATGAGGAGGAcgaggatgatgaggatgaaggAGAGGAAGCAGCAGAGATCCGGGCTCCACCAGGCAAGCGCGGCCCTCCGTGTGTGAAGCTGCGGGAGTCTCGGAGGAAGAGGAGGTGCACCAGGCCTCATTCCCTGGACCTGGGAGCCCTGCtgtcacacacacctgcagcccGCGGCCAG GGTGTAGAGATGGAGCGTGAGGTGGAGGGAGACAGTGGCAGCTCCAGCACTGGAGGAGGCGGAGCCATTGGCTTCTGGCAGCATGTGGAGGTGGGGCTCCGGGAGCAGGCGGAGCGTCTCCGTGGTGACCTCGCTGTGAGTCGTCAGGAGAATCGGGAGCTGCAGGAGAGACTGATGGTGTCAGAGGCGACGGTTCACGCACAGGCCGAACAGATCAAAGACTACAGAGAGCTGCTga CGGAGAGTGCGGTTCAGCAGGACAGTAAGCAGGTGCAGGTGGACCTTCAGGATCTGGGATACGAGACAAGCGGCCGCAGTGAGAATGAAGCCGAGAGAGAGGACACCAGCAGCCCCg AGTTTGATGATCTGGAGATGTGTGTGACGCTGTCGGGGAGCAGACGCAGTGTGTGTCGCAGTGACAGTGAAGCAGACGACGCGTCCTCACTGAAGGGTTTGGTGCAGGACCTGCGTGCGCAGCTCTCTCGCAGCCACAAGGTGATCCGCGGCCTGCAGCTGCGCGTGCGCTCACTCTCCGCCACCTCCGACTACGCCTCCAGCCTGGAGCGCACGCCGCGCAAG GTGAACTGGATGTGTGTTTCTGCGCGCGCGGGCGAgggttttgagtgtgtgtgtgagccgcCACTGAGACGCAGCCGAGAGATGCAGGAGCTGTTGAGCCGCGTGGAGCTGCTGGAGACGCAGATCAGGAGACCCAAGATGGAGGACAAGATGGAGGAGAGCTGTGCCCCGCGGCCcgg GAAGTACAACACACTGATCCAGGCGCAGGCGCGGGAGCTGTGTCACCTGCGGCAGGTGATGCGGGAGGGCGGCAGCCTctgtcacacactcacacaacacCTGAGCGACGCCACCAAAGCCTTCGAGCAGCTGCTGCGCGCAAACGACATCGACTACTACACCAGCCAGAGCTTCCGGCAGCAGCTATCCCAGAGTTCCACACTCGCACACAGAGTCTGCAGCCGGATCAGCGGcc GTGATGGACCTGAACAGCAGGACGATAAAACAGGCCACGAGCTGCTGGCGCtcag gctGAGTAAAGAGCTTCAGCACAAAGACGACATCATCCAGTCCCTCCACACACAGTTACAGCAGCGCCCGGACACGCCCTGCAGCAGCCACGCCCATTCTGAGACCACCGACCAATCAGAATGTACCTCGTTCCTGTCTGACGAGAGAGGCTCCACCAATGAGGATGCAGATCTGTGCTCTGACGTCGACGCCTCCAGTGAGTGTGTGGAGGACGAAAGGAGACCAGACagag TGTTCAGCACGCCACACTCTCTGTCCGGCTGTCAGCtgaccgcacacacacagagcaggattcagccaatcagaggcgTTGATGGATCGTCATGCTAtcagtcag GTGTTGATGTGATCGAGGAGCACCTGAGAGAGATTCGGTCTCTACGGCAACGGCTGGAGGATTCCATCAGGACCAATGAGAGGCTGAGACAGCAGCTGGAGGCGCGGCTAACCCCTGCGGCCAGAGacacgg TGGCTCCAACCAACATCTTTATCCAGAGTCCTGATGCTGTGAGTCGCCTGAGCACTGAAGTCAGAACACTGAAGGAGGAACAGCTGGAGCTGCAGGCCAGACTACGAGCCAgcagag ACAGCTGTGAGGAGGCGGAGCAGCTTCGGGAGGCGGTGCTTTCTGGGCGTGTCCGTCTGCAGCAGGCGGAGCTAGAGGCGGAGCAATGGAAGGAGGAGCTGAGGAGGCTGCAGACGCACAACTCTGAGCAGAGCCAACAAATACAACAACTGCGGCAGGACAGACACAACAACCAGGAGCACAAcagcag gctgcAGCACAAGGTCTCCTCCCTCCAGCAGCAGTTAGCAGAGAGCCGGTCACTGCTGCGCTCCCTACAGAGTGAACTGCAGCTGTACGAGCGAGTGTGTGGCGTCAGGACAAGCAGCGCTGCAG ggcTGGTGTGTGAGCTGCAGGGCCCATCGGGGGACTGGTCTGAGCTGCTGCTGGAGGTTCGGGCTCTAAGGGCTCAGCTGGAGAACTCTGCTCTgcgcacacacatgcagaaaCAGCTGGAGCAGTGCAGCGAGCCGCGTCCGTCGCCCACCATCCCTGCCAGCCCACTGTACCGGCGCCAGCTGCTGCACG ACCCGTCTCCTTCTCCTCCTGTCAGAGATGTGGGTCCGTTTCCCAGCGGGCCGCTGTACTCACCGTACTCCGAGATGGAGGAGAGCGTGCTGAACActcacg ACGCGCTGGAGCCGCACACAGAGCTGCATGGAGATGCGGTAGACGGATGCTACGCTAACGCTAACGGCAGACACGCGGTCGCACATGTGCAGGACTACAGCGCACTGCAGCAGCAGCTGACGGAGGGGCGAGCGGCGGCACAGCGGGTGGAGGAGACACTGCGGagg GTGCTGGGCTACACTGTGCTGCACACACTCCtgccggacacacacacactgcacacactcctggcggacacacacacactgcagcaggTTCTGGATGAGGCTGTTTCTCTGCTGAAGATGTTCTGGCGCGCGGCTCTGCCCAACACTGAcggacacacacacctgctgcagAGG GAGCTGCAGGCGCTGCGGCTGCGGGTGCAGGAACAGGAGGAGCTGCTGCAGGGAACCGTCCAGCGTCTGCGCAACACCAGCCGGAGCAAAGAGAACATGGAGAACTACATCCTGAGCCAgc TGTCGCGGACGCGAGACGTGCTGAAACAGGCCCGGGTCAATCTGGAG AAGAACGAGCGCAGGATTTCCTCTCTaagctcctcctcttcctcccttTGCCATG GTAAAGTCTTCCCCGGTGGCTCCGCAGGTTCTTCTGCTTGGTCTCGCATGACCTCTGCGTGCCCTGTGATCACCATGGAAACAGCTGTTTTGCAGCAGCCTGCCAGAAAGCGTGTGAGGGCGTGTCTTCCGCTCGACTCCACCCACTAG